From a single Bacillus pumilus genomic region:
- the mgsA gene encoding methylglyoxal synthase encodes MNIALIAHDKKKSDMIQFAIAYRDILADHTLYATGTTGLRVKEATGLPIHRFQSGPLGGDQQIGALIADNAMDLVLFFRDPLTAQPHEPDVSALIRLCDVYTIPLATNMGTAEILVRNLNKGTFDFRDVAKNGGTNETT; translated from the coding sequence ATGAACATTGCTTTAATCGCTCACGATAAGAAAAAAAGTGACATGATCCAATTTGCCATTGCGTACCGCGATATATTAGCAGATCATACACTTTACGCAACAGGGACAACAGGTTTGAGAGTGAAAGAAGCGACGGGGCTTCCCATTCATCGTTTTCAGTCAGGGCCACTCGGAGGAGATCAGCAGATCGGTGCTTTAATTGCTGATAATGCAATGGATCTTGTTCTCTTTTTTAGAGACCCGCTTACCGCGCAGCCGCATGAACCGGATGTATCTGCACTCATTCGGCTTTGTGATGTGTATACCATTCCACTAGCCACCAATATGGGGACGGCTGAAATTTTAGTCAGGAATTTAAATAAAGGTACGTTTGATTTTCGAGATGTAGCAAAAAACGGAGGAACTAATGAAACGACTTGA
- the panC gene encoding pantoate--beta-alanine ligase — MNVVTHIHELKELIKQHQEKQHSIGFVPTMGFLHEGHLTLAKEARDQNDIVVMSIFVNPLQFGPNEDFEAYPRDMERDQRLAEEAGVDILFTPDVKEMYPNESSITMTVQKRTEVLCGKKRPGHFDGVVTVLTKLFHLVAPTNVYFGLKDAQQVAVIDAMIKDFFFDLHLVSVPTVREEDGLAKSSRNVYLSEKERQEAPALYRALKKGWSAVEKGERDIHRIYELVEEEILQTNGEIDYIEIYSYPELEPLQQVTGKVIIAIAVKFSRARLIDNVIFHVPESGEKHV, encoded by the coding sequence ATGAACGTTGTTACCCATATTCACGAGCTGAAAGAGTTGATCAAGCAGCATCAAGAAAAACAGCATTCCATTGGCTTTGTTCCAACGATGGGCTTTCTTCATGAAGGACATCTGACGCTTGCTAAAGAAGCAAGGGATCAAAATGACATCGTAGTGATGAGCATTTTTGTCAATCCTTTGCAGTTTGGACCGAACGAAGATTTTGAAGCCTATCCAAGGGATATGGAAAGAGATCAGCGTCTTGCAGAAGAAGCAGGAGTGGATATTTTATTTACACCTGATGTAAAAGAAATGTATCCAAATGAATCATCTATTACAATGACGGTTCAAAAGCGGACTGAAGTTTTATGTGGTAAAAAACGCCCGGGACATTTCGACGGCGTTGTGACTGTGCTGACAAAGCTATTTCATCTTGTCGCACCAACAAATGTATACTTTGGTCTAAAGGATGCACAGCAAGTCGCAGTGATTGATGCGATGATCAAGGATTTCTTCTTTGATCTTCACCTTGTATCTGTACCGACAGTGAGAGAAGAAGACGGATTAGCGAAAAGCTCAAGGAATGTGTACTTGTCTGAAAAAGAAAGACAAGAAGCACCTGCTTTGTACCGTGCATTAAAAAAAGGATGGTCAGCTGTTGAAAAAGGTGAACGAGATATTCATCGTATTTATGAGCTGGTAGAAGAGGAAATTCTTCAAACGAACGGGGAAATTGATTATATTGAGATCTACTCCTATCCAGAGCTTGAGCCGCTTCAGCAGGTAACAGGTAAGGTGATCATTGCGATTGCGGTGAAATTCTCACGGGCAAGATTGATTGATAATGTGATATTCCATGTTCCTGAAAGCGGTGAAAAACATGTATAG
- a CDS encoding YitT family protein has product MLKEIRLKNIVFILIGSAIFSFGLVHFNMQNNLSEGGFTGITLLLYFLFHIDPSISNLVLNIPIFFIGWKMLGRTMFTYTIVGTVSLSIFLAIFQRFQIHMPLQHDLALAALFAGVFIGTGLGIIFKFGGTTGGVDIIARLINKHYHVAMGRTMFIFDACVITISLTYLNYKEAMYTLVAVFVAAKVIDFMQEGAYAAKGAMIISEKDDIIQKKITEEMERGVTILKGVGSYTKQERNVLYCVVPKNELVHLKSVVTSVDPHAFVSVSDVHDVLGEGFTLDEQKKPLNPY; this is encoded by the coding sequence TTGCTAAAAGAAATTCGTCTTAAAAATATCGTATTTATTTTAATAGGATCTGCGATTTTTTCTTTCGGCCTTGTCCATTTTAATATGCAAAACAACTTGTCGGAAGGCGGATTTACAGGTATCACACTGCTTTTATATTTTCTATTTCACATTGACCCGTCTATTTCAAACCTTGTTTTAAACATTCCGATCTTTTTTATCGGCTGGAAAATGCTTGGCAGAACCATGTTTACATATACAATTGTAGGAACCGTCAGTCTTTCTATCTTTCTCGCCATCTTCCAGCGCTTTCAAATACATATGCCTCTTCAGCACGATTTAGCTTTAGCCGCACTCTTTGCTGGTGTGTTTATCGGAACAGGCCTCGGAATTATCTTTAAGTTTGGGGGTACAACCGGCGGCGTGGACATCATCGCAAGACTCATCAACAAGCATTATCATGTGGCCATGGGACGAACCATGTTCATCTTCGACGCATGCGTCATTACGATTTCACTTACTTATTTAAATTACAAAGAAGCCATGTATACACTCGTCGCAGTATTTGTTGCTGCGAAGGTCATTGACTTCATGCAAGAAGGCGCTTACGCAGCCAAAGGAGCGATGATTATTTCTGAAAAGGATGACATCATTCAAAAGAAAATCACGGAGGAAATGGAGCGCGGTGTGACCATTTTAAAAGGGGTGGGTTCCTATACAAAACAGGAGCGCAATGTCCTTTATTGCGTCGTCCCTAAAAACGAGCTTGTCCATCTCAAAAGCGTCGTGACCTCAGTCGATCCTCATGCGTTTGTCTCCGTCAGTGACGTACACGATGTACTCGGTGAAGGTTTCACATTAGATGAACAAAAAAAGCCTCTTAATCCGTATTAA
- the ypjB gene encoding sporulation protein YpjB: MKRKPIAMILLFFLVLQHAAVAKAEEAADNALQELTELSDSIFQLTRQAKYDEALQVALYVEKTFKAENWRGTLTNTQVRQITLGYQDIIKGLPQEELTEREKLRYASQFRMLIDAIQSDSEPLWGSLEKPIMGSFPTLKKEVKDPESTTFYEAWNELVSLYDMIYPSLTIDVSPEKLQMIKQHMAVIEQGEFLKASSGTKLERLTKLEEDLSSVFAHVDQDEADPSLLWVILTTGSIILLTLTYVGFRKYRAEKEKKQKRQADYPKS; encoded by the coding sequence ATGAAACGAAAGCCAATCGCGATGATTCTATTATTTTTTCTCGTATTACAGCATGCTGCTGTTGCCAAAGCCGAGGAAGCGGCCGATAATGCGCTGCAAGAATTAACGGAACTTTCAGATTCAATCTTTCAATTAACGAGACAAGCTAAATATGATGAGGCGTTACAGGTCGCATTGTATGTTGAAAAGACATTTAAAGCTGAGAATTGGCGTGGAACTCTGACGAATACTCAGGTTCGGCAAATTACACTTGGCTATCAAGATATCATAAAAGGGCTGCCGCAGGAAGAATTGACTGAGCGCGAAAAGCTTCGTTATGCTTCTCAATTTAGAATGCTGATCGATGCGATTCAATCGGATTCTGAACCTCTCTGGGGTTCGCTGGAGAAGCCTATTATGGGGTCTTTTCCTACTTTGAAAAAAGAAGTGAAGGACCCAGAATCAACGACGTTTTATGAAGCTTGGAATGAGCTGGTTTCTTTATACGATATGATATACCCGAGTTTGACCATTGATGTTTCGCCTGAAAAGCTGCAAATGATTAAGCAGCATATGGCAGTGATTGAGCAAGGTGAATTTTTAAAAGCATCGAGTGGGACAAAGCTTGAGCGTCTCACGAAGCTTGAGGAGGATTTATCGAGTGTGTTTGCCCATGTCGATCAAGATGAAGCAGATCCATCGCTTTTATGGGTTATTTTAACAACAGGGAGTATCATTTTATTAACGTTAACCTATGTTGGATTTCGGAAATACCGTGCTGAAAAAGAAAAGAAACAAAAGCGCCAAGCTGATTATCCGAAATCGTAA
- the panB gene encoding 3-methyl-2-oxobutanoate hydroxymethyltransferase produces the protein MKTKLDFFKMKEQNEPIVMLTAYDYPSAKQAEKAEVDMILVGDSLGMVVLGLDSTVQVTMDDMIHHTKAVKRGAKDTFIVTDMPFMSYHYSLEQTMKNAARIMQESGADALKLEGGDGVFESIQALTRGGIPVVSHLGLTPQSVGVLGGYKVQGKDYESAQKLIEDSLKCEEAGAIALVLECVPGELTKRITDMLKIPVIGIGAGAEADGQVLVYHDVVGYGVSRTPKFVKQYAQIDAVLEEALIQYTKEVKACTFPEDIHTFHIKEEVLDGLYGGSKK, from the coding sequence ATGAAGACAAAGCTAGATTTTTTCAAAATGAAAGAACAAAACGAACCGATTGTGATGCTGACAGCATACGACTATCCATCTGCAAAGCAAGCGGAAAAAGCGGAAGTCGACATGATTTTAGTTGGTGATTCACTTGGGATGGTTGTACTAGGACTCGATTCGACAGTCCAAGTCACGATGGATGATATGATTCATCACACGAAAGCGGTAAAAAGAGGCGCAAAAGACACGTTTATTGTGACGGATATGCCATTTATGTCTTACCATTATTCACTAGAACAAACAATGAAAAATGCAGCACGCATCATGCAAGAAAGCGGTGCGGATGCCTTAAAGTTAGAAGGCGGGGATGGCGTATTCGAATCCATTCAAGCGCTCACAAGAGGCGGAATTCCTGTCGTCAGCCATTTAGGCCTTACACCTCAATCAGTTGGTGTACTTGGCGGGTATAAAGTACAAGGAAAAGACTACGAAAGTGCACAGAAATTGATTGAAGACAGCTTGAAATGCGAGGAGGCCGGTGCGATTGCACTTGTACTGGAATGCGTACCTGGTGAACTGACAAAACGAATAACCGATATGCTGAAGATTCCTGTCATCGGAATTGGTGCGGGAGCGGAGGCAGACGGACAAGTTCTCGTTTACCATGATGTGGTAGGATACGGGGTGTCTAGAACACCTAAGTTTGTGAAACAATACGCGCAAATTGATGCTGTACTAGAAGAAGCGCTCATTCAATATACAAAAGAAGTAAAAGCATGTACATTTCCAGAAGACATACACACATTTCATATCAAAGAAGAAGTTCTTGATGGTTTATATGGGGGGAGCAAAAAATGA
- the bshB1 gene encoding bacillithiol biosynthesis deacetylase BshB1 has product MKRLDILAFGAHSDDVEIGMGGTIAKYVKKGARVGICDLTQAELSSNGTIESRKEEAKAAAAILGVTTRIQLTLPDRGLYFNDEAMKDIVGVIRTYKPKLIFAPHHLDRHPDHGHAGSLVEEAAFSAGIHKFEDSYKQPAHKISQMYYYMINGHHRPDFVIDISEEMHQKIDSLHAYKSQFVKSANSVETPLVNGYIDFVKMRESMYGREVNKAYAEGFMTKKPLLIDDDLLGG; this is encoded by the coding sequence ATGAAACGACTTGATATCCTTGCATTCGGTGCCCATAGCGATGATGTAGAAATCGGAATGGGTGGAACGATTGCAAAATATGTGAAAAAAGGGGCGCGTGTCGGGATTTGCGACTTGACTCAGGCTGAATTATCTTCGAATGGAACAATCGAGAGCCGTAAAGAGGAAGCAAAAGCCGCCGCTGCCATTTTAGGAGTGACAACGCGAATCCAGCTCACATTGCCAGACAGAGGGCTTTATTTTAATGATGAAGCAATGAAGGACATTGTGGGCGTGATTCGTACATACAAACCGAAACTGATTTTTGCTCCGCATCACCTAGATCGGCATCCAGATCATGGTCATGCGGGCTCACTTGTAGAAGAGGCTGCTTTTTCGGCAGGTATACATAAATTTGAAGATTCATACAAGCAGCCGGCGCATAAAATAAGCCAGATGTATTATTACATGATTAACGGCCATCATCGTCCAGATTTTGTGATCGATATTTCTGAGGAGATGCACCAAAAGATTGATAGCTTGCATGCGTATAAAAGCCAGTTTGTGAAATCGGCGAATTCAGTAGAGACACCTCTTGTGAACGGTTATATCGATTTTGTCAAAATGAGAGAGTCTATGTATGGAAGGGAAGTCAATAAAGCTTATGCAGAAGGGTTTATGACAAAGAAACCACTTTTGATAGATGACGACTTACTTGGGGGGTAA
- a CDS encoding nucleotide pyrophosphohydrolase — translation MTNEKTLRHVQQEVDDYIGQFKEGYFSPLAMMARLTEELGELAREVNHYYGEKPKKTTETEKSMEEEIGDVLFVLTCLANSLDISLEEAHDRVMHKFNTRDKDRWTKKEGK, via the coding sequence ATGACGAATGAAAAAACGCTGCGTCACGTGCAGCAAGAAGTAGATGATTACATAGGACAATTTAAAGAAGGTTATTTCAGCCCGCTTGCCATGATGGCCCGTCTAACTGAAGAATTAGGTGAGCTGGCAAGAGAGGTTAACCATTACTATGGTGAAAAGCCGAAGAAAACAACGGAAACAGAAAAAAGCATGGAAGAAGAAATTGGCGACGTTTTGTTTGTATTAACATGCCTCGCTAATTCACTCGATATTTCACTAGAAGAAGCACATGATCGTGTGATGCATAAATTCAATACAAGAGACAAAGACCGCTGGACGAAAAAAGAAGGGAAGTAG
- the panD gene encoding aspartate 1-decarboxylase has product MYRTFMTSKLHKATVTEANLHYVGSITIDEDLLDAAGMMANEKVQIVNNHNGARLETYIIPGERKSGVICLNGAAARLVQPGDEVIIIAYGMLSAEEAKTHTPKVVVLNKENQIEQMIGQEPARTIL; this is encoded by the coding sequence ATGTATAGAACCTTTATGACCTCTAAACTTCATAAAGCGACGGTGACAGAAGCAAACTTACATTATGTAGGAAGCATCACCATTGACGAAGATTTACTTGATGCGGCAGGCATGATGGCAAATGAGAAAGTGCAGATCGTCAACAATCACAATGGTGCAAGACTTGAAACATATATTATTCCTGGTGAAAGAAAGAGCGGTGTCATTTGTCTAAATGGTGCGGCTGCAAGACTGGTTCAGCCAGGGGATGAAGTGATTATTATCGCTTATGGGATGCTCTCAGCGGAAGAAGCAAAGACACATACACCAAAAGTGGTCGTATTAAATAAAGAAAATCAAATTGAACAAATGATTGGGCAAGAGCCTGCGAGAACGATTTTATAA
- the dapB gene encoding 4-hydroxy-tetrahydrodipicolinate reductase, which yields MTNQTIKVVIAGARGRMGIEAVKLAEETSHFELVAAIDHAHEGKKLSDVIHTTSDAPIYTDIDVCLSETAPDVLIDLTTPEIGKVHTKKALEHGVRPVVGTTGFSEADLKELQQLTEEKGIGCIIAPNFAVGAVLMMKFAKMAANYFPDVEIIELHHDKKLDAPSGTGLKTAEMIAEVRESKKQGHPEEKELIEGARGADYDGIRLHSVRLPGMIAHQEVLFGMDGQTLTIRHDSYNRASFMSGVKLSVEQVMHIDQLVYGLENIID from the coding sequence ATGACGAACCAAACCATCAAAGTAGTAATCGCTGGAGCAAGAGGAAGAATGGGAATAGAGGCTGTGAAGCTGGCAGAAGAAACGAGCCATTTTGAGCTTGTGGCAGCCATTGATCACGCGCACGAAGGAAAAAAATTATCAGATGTCATTCATACGACATCTGATGCGCCAATTTATACAGATATTGATGTGTGTCTTTCAGAGACAGCACCTGATGTATTAATTGATCTGACGACACCTGAAATCGGAAAAGTACATACAAAAAAGGCACTTGAACATGGCGTCCGTCCAGTCGTAGGAACGACTGGATTTTCTGAAGCTGACCTGAAAGAGCTTCAGCAATTAACAGAAGAAAAAGGCATAGGATGTATTATTGCACCAAACTTTGCTGTCGGTGCGGTCTTGATGATGAAGTTTGCCAAAATGGCAGCGAATTACTTTCCTGACGTTGAAATCATTGAACTTCACCATGATAAAAAATTAGATGCTCCGAGCGGTACTGGGCTTAAAACAGCTGAAATGATTGCAGAAGTCAGAGAAAGCAAAAAGCAGGGGCATCCAGAAGAGAAAGAATTAATCGAAGGTGCACGTGGCGCAGATTATGACGGCATTCGTCTCCACAGCGTAAGACTTCCAGGGATGATTGCTCATCAAGAAGTACTGTTTGGAATGGACGGACAGACGCTCACCATTCGTCATGATTCTTATAACCGTGCATCATTTATGTCAGGTGTAAAGCTTTCAGTTGAACAGGTCATGCACATTGATCAGCTTGTCTATGGATTAGAAAATATCATCGACTAA
- a CDS encoding CCA tRNA nucleotidyltransferase: protein MNEPFTHAIPILHTLHEHGHQAYFVGGAVRDVLLGREIGDIDIATDATPEMVESLFEKTVDVGKEHGTVIVLHDGGSYEVTTFRTESEYEDFRRPKEVAFITSLKEDLLRRDLTINAMAMDINGEIIDHVGGKQDIERKRIQTVGDPACRFQEDALRMMRAVRFLSQLGFELAAETAEAMKKDKHLLANISVERKKIEMEKLLKGRYCEQAMKVLISTKLYEELPGLKKERLQESFRSFPYYLLDGLEEVWGAVIHLLGLDEADAVPFLKEWKLSTKLLKDAVAISEYVDCDWDAEKMFEAGEHVLLSSLKITQLKHERRIFFDELEAAKRSYDALPIKKLQDLTISGKDLMAFRQKTSGKWIAEELDLVKKAVLQNRLENRKEAIEEWLTACDQQLEND from the coding sequence ATGAATGAACCTTTCACACATGCAATCCCTATTTTACATACACTGCACGAACATGGGCATCAGGCTTACTTTGTCGGCGGAGCGGTGAGAGATGTCCTTTTGGGTAGGGAAATCGGCGATATCGATATAGCAACAGATGCAACGCCTGAAATGGTTGAGTCTTTATTTGAAAAAACAGTTGACGTTGGCAAAGAGCATGGCACTGTCATTGTGCTACATGATGGGGGCAGCTATGAGGTGACGACATTTCGAACTGAATCAGAATATGAAGATTTTCGCAGACCGAAAGAAGTGGCGTTTATCACATCCTTGAAGGAAGATCTTTTAAGAAGAGATTTAACGATCAATGCGATGGCCATGGATATAAACGGGGAGATCATCGACCACGTTGGGGGCAAACAGGATATTGAGCGGAAACGAATTCAAACCGTGGGAGATCCTGCATGCCGCTTTCAGGAAGATGCGCTTCGAATGATGAGAGCGGTCCGATTTTTAAGCCAGCTTGGCTTTGAGCTCGCTGCTGAGACGGCTGAAGCAATGAAAAAAGATAAGCACCTGCTTGCCAACATATCGGTTGAGCGTAAAAAGATTGAAATGGAGAAGCTTTTAAAGGGCCGATATTGTGAGCAGGCGATGAAGGTGCTCATTTCAACCAAATTGTATGAAGAATTGCCAGGTCTCAAAAAGGAACGACTACAAGAATCCTTTCGGTCATTTCCGTATTACTTACTGGATGGACTTGAAGAGGTGTGGGGTGCTGTCATTCATTTGCTTGGATTAGATGAAGCGGACGCTGTCCCTTTCTTAAAAGAATGGAAGCTGTCAACAAAGCTTTTGAAAGACGCAGTGGCTATTAGCGAGTACGTCGATTGTGACTGGGATGCGGAGAAAATGTTTGAGGCTGGTGAACACGTGCTCTTATCTAGTTTAAAGATCACACAGCTAAAACATGAGCGCCGCATTTTCTTTGATGAGCTGGAGGCAGCGAAGCGTTCTTATGATGCACTGCCGATTAAAAAGCTCCAAGACCTCACTATTTCAGGAAAAGATTTAATGGCTTTTCGGCAAAAGACATCAGGGAAATGGATCGCAGAAGAACTCGATTTGGTGAAGAAAGCCGTTCTGCAAAACCGTTTGGAAAACCGAAAAGAAGCCATAGAGGAGTGGCTTACAGCATGCGATCAGCAATTAGAAAACGATTAA
- a CDS encoding biotin--[acetyl-CoA-carboxylase] ligase has translation MRSAIRKRLIELFTASSEDFVSSQQICDELGCSRTAVWKHIEDLRKEGYEVEAVRRKGYRLLRKPDKISEDEILFGLETERFGRHIYFQKEVASTQMIAHDLVNEGAPHGTLVVSDHQTNGKGRLQRSWYSPNGTGIWMSLILRPEIPLHKAPQMTLLASVAIAEAIAEQTGLSPSIKWPNDILLNGKKVVGILTELKAEADQVHAVIIGPGINVNQTADDFPEELKDVATSLRMELNEKVDRAALIQRIMSTFEKKYDDYMTHGFTPIKQLWESFAMTIGRQIVARTVNGQYTGKALGINEEGVLLLETEEGIQKIYSADIEIKST, from the coding sequence ATGCGATCAGCAATTAGAAAACGATTAATCGAACTATTTACAGCATCAAGTGAGGACTTTGTCTCGAGTCAGCAAATATGCGATGAGCTTGGCTGCTCCCGAACGGCTGTCTGGAAGCATATAGAGGACCTCAGAAAAGAGGGCTATGAGGTAGAAGCCGTCAGAAGAAAGGGATACCGTCTGCTTCGTAAGCCGGACAAAATTAGTGAAGACGAAATTTTGTTTGGTTTGGAAACAGAGCGTTTTGGCAGACACATATACTTTCAGAAAGAAGTTGCTTCCACCCAGATGATTGCCCATGATCTTGTAAATGAAGGTGCGCCCCACGGTACGCTCGTTGTTAGTGATCATCAGACCAATGGGAAAGGGCGCCTTCAAAGATCGTGGTATTCACCGAATGGGACAGGCATTTGGATGAGTCTCATTCTCCGGCCCGAAATTCCGCTGCACAAAGCGCCGCAAATGACGCTTTTGGCATCTGTAGCTATCGCAGAAGCCATTGCAGAGCAAACAGGTCTCAGTCCATCCATTAAATGGCCAAATGATATTTTGTTAAACGGGAAAAAGGTCGTTGGCATTCTAACTGAATTAAAAGCAGAGGCGGACCAGGTTCATGCGGTGATTATTGGCCCGGGCATTAATGTGAACCAAACGGCTGATGACTTTCCGGAGGAACTAAAGGATGTCGCCACGAGTCTGCGAATGGAACTGAATGAAAAAGTGGATCGAGCAGCTCTCATACAGCGCATCATGTCCACTTTTGAAAAAAAGTATGATGATTATATGACGCATGGATTTACGCCGATCAAACAATTATGGGAATCGTTTGCCATGACGATTGGTCGCCAGATTGTTGCTCGAACTGTCAATGGTCAATATACTGGCAAAGCGCTCGGAATCAATGAAGAAGGTGTTTTATTGCTTGAAACGGAGGAAGGTATTCAGAAAATCTACTCCGCAGACATTGAGATAAAGTCAACTTAA
- a CDS encoding DUF1405 domain-containing protein, protein MRWIQYLLATRYMLALVLMINFLGTVYGYYWYIPQLVETPAIFLAFVPDSPTASFFFLFVLLAFLMKRHAPYFEALALVTLIKYGLWAVGMNIFVLVSVDSFPWEGYMLIGSHFAMAVQAVLFAPYYRFQMRHLVVAGIWILHNDVIDYVFGMMPRYSMLSAYSNEIGYATFWLSIAVLLVSYYLVLSKKSVKLELP, encoded by the coding sequence ATGAGATGGATTCAATATCTGCTAGCCACGCGCTACATGCTTGCGCTAGTTTTGATGATCAATTTCCTTGGCACTGTGTACGGCTACTATTGGTATATTCCGCAGCTTGTAGAGACGCCGGCTATCTTTTTAGCTTTTGTTCCAGACAGTCCAACGGCAAGCTTTTTCTTTTTATTTGTACTACTTGCGTTTTTGATGAAACGACATGCGCCTTATTTTGAAGCCCTTGCCCTTGTCACCTTGATCAAATACGGGCTATGGGCTGTAGGAATGAATATCTTTGTGCTTGTATCTGTGGATAGTTTTCCGTGGGAAGGATACATGCTGATTGGGTCTCACTTTGCGATGGCCGTTCAAGCCGTATTATTTGCTCCGTATTATCGTTTTCAAATGCGTCATTTGGTTGTAGCGGGCATATGGATTTTACATAACGACGTGATAGATTATGTATTTGGTATGATGCCACGTTATTCTATGCTGTCTGCCTATTCAAATGAGATCGGCTATGCGACGTTTTGGTTAAGTATCGCGGTTCTTCTTGTTTCGTATTATCTCGTCCTATCGAAAAAATCGGTCAAGCTTGAACTCCCTTAA
- the bshA gene encoding N-acetyl-alpha-D-glucosaminyl L-malate synthase BshA, which translates to MKKLKVGITCYPSVGGSGIIATELGKRLAEKGHDVHFITSSIPFRLNKVYPNIYFHEVDVNQYAVFQYPPYDLALASKLAEVAKREKLDIIHAHYAVPHAVCAFLAKQMTGHSVKIVTTLHGTDITVLGYDPSLKEVIRFAIESSDRVTAVSHSLAAQTYDLIKPNKKIETIHNFVDERVYLREDHEVLKKHYGLLPDDKVVIHVSNFRKVKRVHDVVHVFKKISEQVQSKLLLIGDGPEKSVLCELVKKLGLTDRVLFLGKQEKVEELYSISDLKLLLSEKESFGLVLLEAMACGVPCIGTDVGGIPEVITHGETGFLVPLGDIDVAAKYAVSILKDKALHEQVSAAAQSSVQAHFSSDKIVSEYEELYLELIEGDDEHE; encoded by the coding sequence ATGAAAAAACTGAAGGTCGGAATCACTTGTTATCCAAGTGTCGGCGGGTCGGGCATTATTGCGACAGAACTTGGAAAACGTTTAGCTGAAAAAGGGCACGATGTTCATTTCATTACCTCAAGCATTCCGTTTAGGCTCAATAAAGTGTATCCGAATATTTATTTTCACGAGGTGGATGTTAATCAATACGCTGTTTTTCAATATCCGCCTTATGACCTTGCGTTAGCAAGTAAATTGGCAGAAGTCGCAAAACGAGAGAAGCTCGATATTATTCATGCGCATTATGCGGTCCCACACGCCGTCTGTGCGTTCTTAGCGAAGCAAATGACGGGACATTCTGTGAAAATCGTTACGACGCTTCACGGGACGGATATTACGGTATTAGGCTATGATCCATCATTGAAGGAAGTCATTCGATTTGCGATTGAATCATCGGACCGTGTCACTGCGGTGTCGCATTCGTTAGCTGCACAGACATACGATCTCATCAAACCAAATAAAAAGATTGAGACGATCCATAATTTTGTCGATGAACGGGTGTATTTGCGTGAAGATCACGAAGTGTTAAAAAAACATTATGGTCTTTTACCAGACGATAAGGTCGTCATCCATGTGTCGAATTTCCGAAAAGTTAAACGGGTGCATGATGTCGTTCATGTGTTTAAAAAAATCTCTGAACAAGTGCAATCAAAGCTGCTGCTCATCGGAGATGGTCCTGAAAAATCGGTTTTATGCGAACTCGTGAAAAAACTGGGGCTGACAGATCGAGTGTTGTTTTTAGGAAAACAAGAGAAAGTAGAAGAGCTGTATTCCATCAGTGATTTGAAGCTACTTCTTTCTGAGAAGGAGAGCTTTGGGCTTGTACTTCTTGAGGCAATGGCGTGCGGTGTCCCGTGTATTGGGACTGATGTTGGCGGTATTCCAGAGGTCATTACACATGGAGAAACTGGTTTTCTTGTCCCCCTCGGCGATATAGACGTGGCAGCTAAATACGCCGTCTCTATTCTTAAAGACAAAGCGCTTCATGAACAAGTATCAGCAGCTGCCCAGTCTAGTGTTCAGGCACATTTCTCATCTGATAAAATTGTGAGTGAATATGAAGAGCTTTACCTAGAATTGATCGAAGGTGATGATGAACATGAATGA